A genome region from Pseudomonas sp. S06B 330 includes the following:
- the zwf gene encoding glucose-6-phosphate dehydrogenase, with the protein MSDTQIEAAPPCTLFLFGANGDLVKRLLMPALYNLSRDGLLDKNLRIVGVDHNSATDAEFADRLEAFMHERDKGREGTEKCLDEKLWSRLAKRISYLTGDFLDDATYQAIARRIEKNPSSNAVFYLATSPRFFSEVVQRLGAAGLLDESTGFRRVVVEKPFGSDLASAEALNACLLKVMNEKQIYRIDHYLGKETVQNILVSRFSNGLFEAFWNNHYIDHVQITAAETVGVESRGAFYDHTGALRDMVPNHLFQLLAMVAMEPPAAFGADAVRSEKAKVIGAIRPWSKTMALKNSVRGQYTAGKLGRKKLPGYRQEPRVDPASQTETYVALKVMIDNWRWVGVPFYLRTGKRMSVRDTEIAICFKPAPYAQFRDTEVEKLKPNYLKIQIQPNEGMWFDLQAKRPGPALAMENVELGFAYKDFFKMQPSTGYETLIYDCLTGDQTLFQRADNIENGWRAVQPFLDAWKEAGEVQPYAAGEDGPAAADELLARDRRVWHSIG; encoded by the coding sequence ATGAGCGATACACAGATCGAAGCCGCACCACCCTGCACCCTGTTTCTGTTTGGCGCCAATGGCGATCTGGTCAAGCGCCTGTTGATGCCAGCCCTGTACAACCTCAGCCGCGATGGGCTGCTGGATAAAAACCTGCGCATCGTTGGCGTGGACCATAACAGCGCCACCGACGCCGAGTTTGCTGATCGCCTGGAAGCGTTCATGCACGAGCGCGACAAGGGTAGGGAAGGCACCGAAAAATGCCTCGACGAAAAGCTCTGGAGTCGACTGGCCAAGCGCATCAGTTACCTGACCGGCGACTTTCTCGATGACGCCACCTACCAGGCTATTGCCCGGCGCATCGAAAAGAACCCCAGCAGCAATGCGGTGTTCTACCTGGCCACCTCACCGCGTTTTTTCAGCGAAGTGGTACAGCGCCTGGGCGCTGCCGGATTACTGGATGAAAGCACCGGCTTTCGCCGCGTGGTAGTGGAAAAACCCTTTGGCTCGGACCTGGCCAGCGCCGAGGCGCTCAATGCCTGCCTGCTCAAAGTCATGAACGAAAAACAGATCTATCGTATCGACCATTACCTGGGCAAGGAGACGGTGCAGAACATCCTGGTCAGCCGTTTTTCCAACGGCCTGTTCGAAGCCTTCTGGAACAACCATTACATCGATCATGTACAGATCACCGCCGCTGAAACGGTCGGCGTGGAGAGTCGCGGCGCGTTTTATGACCACACCGGTGCCTTGCGCGACATGGTGCCCAACCACCTGTTCCAGCTCCTGGCGATGGTCGCCATGGAGCCGCCAGCGGCCTTCGGCGCCGATGCCGTGCGCAGTGAAAAGGCCAAGGTAATCGGTGCCATCCGACCCTGGTCGAAGACCATGGCCCTGAAGAACTCCGTACGCGGGCAGTACACCGCTGGCAAGCTGGGCCGCAAGAAATTGCCCGGGTACCGGCAAGAGCCACGGGTGGATCCGGCCAGCCAGACCGAGACCTATGTGGCCCTGAAGGTAATGATCGACAATTGGCGTTGGGTGGGCGTGCCGTTCTACCTGCGTACCGGCAAGCGCATGAGCGTACGTGACACCGAAATCGCCATCTGCTTCAAGCCGGCGCCCTATGCGCAGTTTCGTGACACCGAGGTCGAAAAGCTCAAACCCAACTACCTGAAGATTCAGATCCAGCCTAACGAAGGGATGTGGTTCGACCTGCAAGCCAAACGTCCGGGGCCGGCGCTGGCCATGGAGAACGTCGAGCTGGGGTTCGCCTACAAAGACTTCTTCAAGATGCAGCCGTCCACCGGCTACGAGACCTTGATCTACGACTGCCTGACCGGTGACCAGACCCTGTTCCAGCGTGCCGACAATATCGAGAACGGCTGGCGTGCAGTGCAACCGTTTCTCGATGCCTGGAAAGAGGCCGGGGAGGTACAGCCCTATGCCGCCGGTGAAGACGGCCCAGCCGCCGCCGACGAGTTGCTGGCGCGTGACCGGCGGGTGTGGCACAGCATTGGCTGA
- a CDS encoding CHAT domain-containing protein translates to MKPTDAPPLIKLPLSQHADGGPIAAPSRGARASRSASGGAFTTLENVRVLHTWQLARAARAGDAPRSETLHDPRALLALEASDGSTVFIRTDALVEQLRRTRPDVVDSDGAIDLARFTDIQGKNRGAADWIWRQVRQLVLDDDAITEVAKSLITDKVGGVAVDWAALKGATALMTAIEGQLAGPPGLYRWNGGALTSQDMIANEKALQADKPILLFIHGTGSHTLGSFGELPSTAAWKDLQLKFANQIVGLEHRTFSQSPIDNALQAVLQLPDKAQLQIISHSRGGLVADLLCMDPNAPHLPEWIKRYRREPRPDEVEREKHDPTLAEQRLAFAETEQAKLHHLVSLLKAKQINVTHYVRVAAPARGTALLSDNLDVFLSCLLNLVRKFATWGIGAAVGAVATPVAGGLAGQAAARSLKLLERVVLEIADKRLQPQVVPGIEAMLPEAPMAMLLARAVPLAKLKMAIVAGDTDDSASGILERVGYMFVNWALFDRARNDLVVNTDSMYGGLFDHVQEAHAMAVEGPQVNHFHYFRDAVSYRNRPLPSSLSDWLLDRGQSAVARDEQRSADEVILVKSLQVTETVVYIVPGIMGSSLQVGADTVWLDPLHLALKGLGGIAFDAPNVESHALIELAYKDLHDYLSATHSDVIDYDYDWRQPLQQLGRELALALREQLAQQPKKSIRLLAHSMGGLVVRAAFAQDTTLWADLVTHADGLVVMLGTPNHGAYSMVETLLGQSDTIRMLARVDVNNKLPTILQIVAAFPGALHLLPAPGFEDVGGNSPVDFFAAASWSQLALKNNDFWFGDELGARPGATVLTQVKAYWRALADNQWIDFAPERVSYIYGQGKNTPCGLDISGEQLMLRGTAQGDGTVTWRSGQLANLPDNRYWYMPVKHGELASSKDYFSEIECLLLKRTPKRLQRLPTSRAGERSSVLVSFRGGPVAYPTDAQLFGQVLGSANRLEPKPELTTLQINVLAMNLSCIQVPLICGHYRSDSISGAEATIDQTLVNGALSQRQRLGLHSGELGNATVVLVPRTAEEVHRETGRGALIVGLGEMSELTAEVVTQAVRSGVLRYLLNAVDQYAQAKRLDDPSKPDAPLHLHIASLLLGTNSSAQLTVDESIRAITLGVLQANRQYAAVCTGATGRAASVTRLDIVEMFVDAAICAGYAVATLDHELSGELSRLNSQLELAQAVQFGEGARPRLSVTSPSDYWPRLQVSNADGGRGSSDPETSNDSGSKPAQRFNYLYMGQRARVEALVDQRQPGLLEKMVDSALRGQNSTRYDSSAFFGNSLFQLMLPLGFKSAVRKSDNLILVLDDSSANLPWEMLESDGVPLIKRTRLVRQFITQRYRREVVRTDIMNACVIGNPSTRGYFTQFGIKGQQHSSDWLADLPGAQRESEAVGRVLDGAGYATWSLFSDASAVEVFDQLFARPYRVLVICAHGVYQSKDSNGQSRSGVVLSDGLLLTAAEIDRMEIVPDLVFLSCCHLGKVSGFEPGGNRLAAGLAQELINMGVRCVVAAGWEVEDNAACCFSESFFSRLAIHGDPFAEAIACARLETLEQYPSCNTWGAYQAYGDPLFQLRLLPSGDGNSSCLRGSPELLDWLEELRLMAANPNPSTARGGFEQLRDHVDKRLKALPENWINQAEVQYGLGLLYSEWSEAQALARAREALLRAVACFNGRGCVPMTAVEKLIDVEVRQAYLVAVPAASAARANFKKANQLIEAAITRANHLSDACEASPGGVLARRQVMRGRALKRKAHITLLYSATQVKSKVLDKRIQKHLDDARLAYAVGQGTTAADWNPYAMLNRIQLEVMCQSGQQSISDLDRCEAEAQARYKRSFGVFDAVMKADVLLTRWLIVVTGGTTGTRLYTERELNDSYDDALAGQRISARQFDSVVRQLQMIASWLTWTGRIIEANVPENIARVLLRRRG, encoded by the coding sequence GTGAAACCGACCGACGCCCCTCCACTGATCAAATTACCCCTCTCACAACACGCTGATGGTGGGCCCATCGCAGCTCCGTCGCGTGGCGCGCGAGCAAGTCGAAGCGCCAGTGGCGGGGCGTTCACTACCCTGGAGAACGTACGCGTTCTGCACACCTGGCAATTGGCGCGCGCCGCCCGAGCCGGTGACGCCCCTCGCAGCGAAACCTTGCACGACCCTCGTGCGTTGCTGGCGCTGGAGGCTAGCGATGGCTCGACGGTGTTCATTCGAACCGATGCCCTGGTCGAACAATTGCGCCGCACCCGGCCGGATGTTGTCGATAGCGATGGCGCGATTGATTTGGCCCGCTTCACCGATATCCAAGGCAAGAACCGTGGCGCAGCGGATTGGATCTGGCGGCAGGTCAGGCAACTGGTACTCGACGATGACGCCATCACGGAGGTGGCCAAGTCATTGATCACCGATAAAGTCGGTGGTGTGGCCGTCGACTGGGCAGCGCTCAAGGGCGCCACGGCGCTGATGACGGCCATCGAAGGCCAACTGGCCGGTCCTCCTGGGCTGTATCGCTGGAACGGCGGGGCATTAACTTCGCAGGACATGATTGCCAACGAGAAAGCGCTGCAGGCGGATAAGCCGATTTTGTTGTTCATTCACGGGACTGGCTCGCATACCCTTGGCAGCTTCGGTGAATTGCCCAGCACTGCAGCCTGGAAGGACCTGCAACTGAAGTTCGCCAACCAGATTGTCGGCCTTGAACATCGTACGTTCTCGCAAAGCCCAATCGACAACGCGCTGCAAGCTGTCCTGCAACTGCCAGACAAGGCTCAGTTGCAGATAATCAGCCATTCGCGCGGTGGCTTGGTTGCCGATTTACTGTGCATGGATCCCAATGCCCCGCACTTGCCGGAGTGGATCAAGCGCTATCGTCGTGAGCCCAGACCCGATGAAGTCGAGCGGGAAAAACACGACCCGACGTTGGCCGAGCAGCGCTTGGCCTTTGCTGAGACAGAACAGGCCAAACTCCACCACCTTGTGAGCCTGCTCAAGGCCAAGCAAATCAACGTCACCCATTATGTACGCGTCGCAGCCCCCGCTCGTGGTACGGCGTTGCTGTCTGACAACCTCGATGTGTTTCTTTCCTGCCTGCTGAACCTGGTGCGCAAGTTTGCTACCTGGGGTATTGGTGCAGCCGTCGGCGCTGTTGCTACGCCAGTGGCTGGAGGGCTGGCCGGTCAGGCTGCTGCCCGCAGCCTGAAACTGCTCGAACGCGTGGTCTTGGAAATCGCCGATAAACGCCTGCAACCGCAAGTGGTACCTGGCATCGAGGCCATGTTGCCCGAGGCCCCGATGGCGATGTTGCTGGCACGGGCTGTGCCACTGGCGAAGCTGAAGATGGCCATTGTGGCCGGTGATACCGACGACTCGGCCAGCGGGATTCTGGAACGCGTGGGTTACATGTTCGTCAACTGGGCGCTATTCGATCGAGCCCGTAATGATCTGGTAGTCAACACCGACTCCATGTACGGCGGACTGTTCGATCATGTTCAAGAGGCCCATGCCATGGCGGTTGAAGGGCCGCAGGTCAACCACTTCCATTATTTTCGCGATGCGGTCAGTTACCGTAATCGGCCGCTGCCCAGTAGCCTGAGCGACTGGCTGTTGGACAGAGGTCAGTCGGCCGTTGCGCGAGACGAGCAACGTTCCGCTGACGAAGTCATATTGGTCAAGAGCCTGCAAGTGACCGAAACGGTGGTGTACATAGTGCCCGGCATCATGGGCAGCAGCTTGCAAGTGGGGGCTGATACGGTCTGGCTTGATCCCCTCCACCTTGCGCTCAAAGGGTTGGGCGGTATTGCCTTCGACGCGCCGAACGTAGAAAGCCATGCGCTGATCGAGCTGGCCTACAAGGATTTGCACGACTATCTCAGTGCCACCCATTCTGACGTCATCGACTATGACTACGACTGGCGACAGCCATTGCAGCAACTTGGCCGCGAACTCGCCTTGGCGTTGCGCGAGCAACTTGCCCAGCAGCCGAAAAAGAGCATTCGTTTATTGGCCCACAGCATGGGTGGGCTGGTCGTTCGCGCAGCCTTCGCGCAAGACACCACGTTATGGGCGGATCTGGTAACCCATGCCGATGGGCTGGTGGTGATGCTGGGGACTCCGAATCATGGCGCCTACTCCATGGTTGAGACCCTGCTCGGTCAGTCTGACACCATTCGTATGCTGGCCCGGGTCGACGTGAATAACAAATTGCCGACGATTCTGCAGATTGTTGCGGCATTCCCGGGCGCCTTGCATTTGTTGCCTGCCCCCGGATTCGAGGACGTCGGCGGGAATAGCCCGGTGGATTTCTTCGCGGCGGCCAGTTGGAGCCAATTGGCCCTGAAGAATAATGACTTCTGGTTCGGCGACGAACTGGGCGCACGTCCTGGCGCTACCGTACTGACGCAGGTGAAGGCGTACTGGCGAGCACTTGCAGACAATCAATGGATCGATTTCGCGCCAGAGCGGGTCAGCTATATCTATGGTCAAGGTAAGAATACGCCCTGTGGGCTGGATATCAGCGGCGAGCAGCTGATGCTGAGGGGCACTGCGCAGGGCGACGGCACCGTGACCTGGCGCTCCGGTCAACTGGCCAACTTGCCAGACAACCGCTATTGGTACATGCCGGTGAAGCACGGCGAGCTTGCGTCGAGCAAAGACTATTTTTCCGAGATTGAATGCTTGTTGCTCAAACGCACACCCAAGCGTCTGCAGCGCCTGCCCACGAGTCGCGCAGGCGAGCGCTCCAGCGTTTTGGTGAGTTTTCGTGGTGGGCCGGTGGCCTATCCGACCGATGCCCAATTGTTCGGACAGGTGCTTGGCAGCGCCAACCGCCTGGAGCCCAAGCCTGAGCTGACAACACTGCAAATCAATGTCCTGGCAATGAACCTGAGCTGCATCCAGGTACCGCTTATCTGCGGTCACTACCGGAGTGATTCGATTTCCGGCGCCGAAGCCACCATCGATCAGACGTTGGTAAACGGCGCGCTGTCCCAGCGCCAGCGTCTGGGCTTGCACTCCGGCGAGCTGGGTAACGCCACGGTGGTGCTGGTGCCTCGTACGGCCGAGGAGGTACACCGTGAAACAGGGCGTGGTGCGCTGATTGTAGGCCTCGGCGAAATGAGCGAACTGACCGCTGAAGTCGTGACCCAGGCGGTGCGCAGCGGTGTGTTGCGTTACCTACTGAACGCCGTGGACCAATACGCACAGGCAAAGCGCCTGGACGACCCCAGCAAGCCCGACGCCCCGTTGCATCTGCATATCGCCAGTTTGCTTCTGGGTACCAACTCCAGTGCCCAATTGACGGTTGATGAGTCGATCCGTGCCATCACCCTGGGGGTGTTGCAGGCAAATCGCCAATATGCCGCCGTTTGTACGGGCGCCACAGGGCGTGCTGCATCGGTGACTCGACTGGATATTGTCGAGATGTTTGTTGATGCGGCAATCTGCGCCGGCTACGCGGTGGCGACTCTCGATCACGAACTGTCGGGCGAGCTTTCACGGCTGAACAGCCAACTGGAGCTGGCTCAGGCCGTGCAGTTCGGTGAAGGCGCCAGACCGCGCTTGAGCGTAACGTCGCCAAGTGATTACTGGCCGCGGTTGCAGGTCAGTAATGCTGACGGGGGGAGAGGTAGCAGCGATCCTGAAACTAGCAACGACAGTGGCAGCAAGCCCGCGCAACGTTTCAATTACCTGTACATGGGGCAGCGTGCCAGGGTCGAGGCGCTGGTCGATCAACGTCAGCCTGGGTTGTTGGAGAAAATGGTCGACAGTGCCCTGCGCGGGCAGAACAGCACCCGCTACGATTCCTCGGCGTTTTTCGGCAACAGTCTGTTCCAGTTGATGCTCCCGCTCGGCTTCAAAAGCGCGGTGCGCAAATCGGACAATCTGATCCTGGTGCTGGATGACAGCAGCGCCAATCTGCCGTGGGAGATGCTTGAGAGCGATGGTGTTCCGTTGATTAAACGCACTCGCCTGGTGCGTCAGTTCATTACCCAGCGGTACCGGCGCGAAGTGGTGCGCACCGACATCATGAATGCCTGTGTGATTGGCAACCCCTCTACGCGAGGCTACTTCACGCAGTTCGGGATAAAGGGGCAGCAGCACTCATCGGATTGGCTGGCGGACCTGCCTGGCGCCCAACGCGAAAGTGAGGCGGTCGGCCGCGTGCTCGACGGTGCCGGGTACGCCACCTGGAGCCTGTTCAGCGATGCCAGTGCCGTTGAAGTATTTGACCAATTGTTCGCCAGGCCTTACCGGGTGCTGGTGATCTGTGCCCATGGTGTGTACCAGAGTAAAGACAGCAACGGGCAGTCGCGTAGCGGCGTGGTGCTGTCTGATGGTTTGCTGCTGACGGCCGCTGAAATTGATCGGATGGAGATCGTGCCGGATTTGGTGTTCTTGAGCTGTTGCCACCTTGGCAAGGTGTCGGGCTTTGAGCCAGGCGGCAACCGCCTGGCAGCCGGTTTGGCGCAAGAGCTGATCAACATGGGCGTGCGGTGTGTCGTGGCCGCAGGCTGGGAGGTCGAGGACAATGCGGCCTGTTGTTTCTCTGAAAGCTTCTTCAGTCGCCTGGCCATTCACGGCGACCCTTTTGCCGAAGCCATTGCCTGCGCGCGCCTGGAGACCCTGGAGCAATACCCCAGCTGTAACACCTGGGGGGCTTACCAGGCTTATGGTGATCCGTTATTCCAACTGCGGCTGTTACCTTCAGGTGATGGAAATAGTAGCTGTCTGCGCGGCTCTCCGGAATTGCTCGACTGGCTTGAGGAACTGCGGCTGATGGCGGCAAACCCGAATCCCTCAACAGCCAGAGGCGGTTTTGAGCAATTAAGGGACCACGTCGATAAAAGGCTGAAGGCATTGCCGGAAAACTGGATCAATCAAGCCGAGGTCCAATATGGCTTAGGGCTGTTGTACAGCGAGTGGAGTGAAGCCCAAGCGTTGGCCCGTGCCCGCGAGGCATTGCTGCGGGCCGTAGCCTGCTTCAATGGTCGAGGGTGCGTACCGATGACCGCGGTGGAAAAACTGATCGATGTGGAGGTGCGTCAGGCCTACCTGGTGGCGGTCCCTGCCGCCAGTGCCGCCCGTGCGAATTTCAAAAAAGCCAATCAGCTGATTGAGGCAGCCATAACCCGCGCGAATCACTTGAGCGATGCCTGTGAAGCAAGCCCTGGAGGGGTGTTGGCCCGTCGCCAGGTCATGCGTGGTCGAGCCCTCAAGCGAAAAGCGCATATCACGCTGCTGTACAGCGCCACGCAAGTGAAATCCAAGGTGCTCGATAAGCGCATACAAAAGCATCTTGATGACGCCAGACTGGCCTATGCCGTGGGGCAAGGTACAACGGCAGCGGACTGGAACCCCTATGCCATGCTCAATCGCATTCAGCTGGAAGTGATGTGTCAGTCAGGTCAGCAATCGATCAGCGATCTGGATCGCTGCGAAGCGGAGGCGCAGGCCCGCTACAAACGGTCGTTTGGCGTATTCGATGCGGTCATGAAAGCCGATGTGTTGCTGACCCGTTGGCTGATCGTGGTCACAGGAGGGACTACAGGGACGAGGCTCTACACGGAGAGGGAGCTCAATGACAGCTACGACGATGCGCTGGCCGGCCAGCGCATTTCGGCACGCCAGTTCGACTCGGTCGTGCGCCAGCTGCAGATGATCGCAAGCTGGCTGACCTGGACTGGCAGAATCATTGAGGCCAATGTGCCGGAGAACATCGCCCGAGTGCTACTGAGACGACGAGGATGA
- a CDS encoding APC family permease gives MSANHAAVPDAHFKKTLKLWQVVIIGLAYIAPMTVFDTFGIVSGITDGHVPSAYVLALLGILFTAVSYGVLVRRFPESGSAYTYTRRAINPHVGFLVGWSSLLDYLLLPMVNALLAKLYLSVMFPEVPAWAWVVGFVTIMSLINIRSINLVANFNTLFVAIQAVIIGVFIYLTVRGLHSGEGLGTTWSLLPFAGADTHFNALVAGATILCFSFLGFDAVTTLSEETENAEKVIPRAIFLIALIGGLVFIIVSFYIQSFFPTMDRFQDHEAALPEIALYVGGKLFQSIFICCTFINTLASGLASQASVSRLLYVMGRDNVIPRRYFGRLHGKWKTPAINIVIVGFISLSAIFFDLVTATSVINFGALVAFSFVNLSVIVHCYLREGRSKTLVDKIKYLVVPTLGFCIIAILWLDLDEHSLLFGGVWAALGVLYLAYLTKAFKVAPPSFIAE, from the coding sequence ATGTCCGCTAACCACGCCGCAGTACCCGACGCACACTTCAAAAAGACCCTGAAACTCTGGCAAGTGGTGATCATCGGCCTGGCCTACATCGCGCCGATGACCGTGTTCGACACCTTTGGCATCGTCTCCGGGATCACCGACGGGCACGTGCCCAGCGCCTATGTGCTGGCCCTGCTTGGCATCCTCTTTACCGCCGTGAGCTACGGCGTACTGGTCCGTCGTTTCCCCGAGTCCGGCTCGGCTTACACCTACACCCGTCGGGCGATCAACCCGCATGTCGGCTTTCTGGTCGGCTGGTCGTCACTGCTCGACTACCTGCTGCTGCCGATGGTCAACGCCCTGCTGGCCAAACTCTACCTCTCGGTGATGTTCCCGGAAGTACCGGCCTGGGCCTGGGTGGTCGGCTTCGTGACGATCATGAGCCTGATCAACATCCGTAGCATCAACCTGGTGGCCAACTTCAACACCCTGTTCGTGGCCATCCAGGCGGTTATTATCGGCGTGTTCATCTACCTGACCGTACGCGGCCTGCACAGCGGCGAAGGCTTGGGCACGACCTGGAGCCTGCTGCCGTTTGCCGGTGCAGACACCCACTTCAACGCCCTGGTCGCTGGCGCCACCATTCTGTGCTTCTCGTTCCTGGGCTTCGACGCGGTCACCACTCTGTCGGAGGAAACCGAGAATGCCGAGAAGGTCATCCCGCGGGCGATCTTCCTCATCGCGCTGATCGGCGGCCTGGTGTTCATCATCGTGTCGTTCTACATCCAGTCGTTTTTCCCGACCATGGACCGCTTCCAGGATCACGAAGCCGCCCTGCCGGAAATTGCTCTGTATGTCGGTGGCAAGCTGTTCCAATCGATCTTTATCTGCTGCACCTTCATCAACACCCTGGCCTCGGGCCTGGCTTCGCAAGCCAGTGTCTCGCGCCTGCTGTACGTGATGGGCCGCGATAATGTCATCCCGCGCCGCTACTTCGGCCGCCTGCATGGCAAGTGGAAAACCCCAGCGATCAACATCGTCATCGTCGGTTTCATTTCGCTGTCGGCGATCTTCTTCGACCTGGTAACCGCCACCTCGGTGATCAACTTCGGCGCCTTGGTCGCGTTCAGCTTTGTGAACCTCTCGGTGATCGTGCACTGCTACCTGCGTGAAGGCCGGAGCAAGACCCTGGTGGACAAGATCAAGTACCTGGTGGTGCCCACCCTCGGCTTTTGCATCATCGCCATTCTGTGGCTGGACCTCGATGAACACTCGCTGCTGTTCGGCGGCGTGTGGGCCGCGCTGGGTGTGTTATATCTGGCGTATCTGACCAAAGCCTTCAAGGTTGCGCCACCGAGCTTCATTGCCGAGTAG
- a CDS encoding methyl-accepting chemotaxis protein — MQQQYREVDQVATASQEMSATAQDVARNAAQAAEAARGADVATREGLELIRTTTRAIEQLACEMTAGMEEVQQLANRSEQIGSVLEVIRSIAEQTNLLALNAAIEAARAGEAGRGFAVVADEVRNLAKRTQDSVDEIRVVIEGLQHGTREVVGSMHSSHRQAQGSVAQAEQAVPALQRIGDAVAVITDMNLQIASAAEEQSAVAEEVNRNVASIRDVTESLSGQAQESAQISQALNRLANHQQGLMATFKV; from the coding sequence ATGCAACAGCAGTACCGCGAAGTCGACCAGGTGGCCACGGCCTCGCAAGAAATGAGCGCCACTGCCCAGGATGTCGCGCGCAATGCCGCGCAGGCGGCCGAGGCTGCTCGCGGTGCAGACGTGGCCACTCGCGAAGGCCTGGAACTGATCCGCACCACCACCCGTGCCATTGAGCAACTGGCTTGTGAAATGACCGCGGGCATGGAAGAAGTGCAACAGCTGGCCAACCGTAGCGAACAGATCGGCTCGGTGCTTGAAGTGATTCGCTCGATCGCTGAGCAGACCAACCTGCTGGCCTTGAACGCCGCCATTGAAGCGGCGCGTGCCGGCGAGGCCGGTCGCGGTTTTGCCGTGGTCGCCGATGAAGTGCGTAACCTGGCCAAACGCACTCAAGACTCGGTCGATGAGATCCGCGTGGTCATTGAAGGCTTGCAACACGGTACGCGCGAGGTGGTGGGCTCGATGCACAGCAGCCACCGCCAGGCGCAGGGCAGTGTCGCCCAGGCCGAGCAGGCAGTGCCGGCCTTGCAGCGGATTGGCGATGCGGTGGCGGTGATCACCGACATGAACCTGCAGATCGCTTCAGCCGCTGAAGAGCAAAGTGCGGTGGCAGAAGAGGTGAATCGCAACGTCGCCAGCATTCGCGATGTGACCGAATCGCTGTCCGGGCAGGCGCAAGAGTCGGCGCAGATCAGCCAGGCACTGAACCGTCTGGCCAATCATCAACAGGGGCTGATGGCGACGTTCAAGGTCTAG